From a region of the Myxococcaceae bacterium JPH2 genome:
- a CDS encoding ureidoglycolate lyase: MTNRVPSHRGLLARALTPEGFAPFGDVVSAGLSEGAMANQGTAVRYDWTARLESTRGGAKPNLAVFRALPQPLPFTVGLLEHHPRSSQTFLPMRCTRYLVCVSPTMASGGPDPEQLMAFVAGPGQGVNYHRGVWHHPIVALDTPAEFAMLAWEDGGPEDCVVHPLAVPRLVHLD; this comes from the coding sequence ATGACGAACCGTGTCCCTTCGCACCGAGGACTCCTGGCGCGTGCCCTCACGCCCGAGGGCTTCGCGCCGTTTGGTGACGTCGTGTCGGCGGGGCTCTCCGAGGGCGCGATGGCGAACCAAGGAACCGCGGTGCGCTACGACTGGACCGCGAGACTCGAAAGCACGCGCGGCGGAGCGAAGCCCAACCTCGCGGTCTTCCGCGCGCTACCGCAACCCCTGCCCTTCACGGTCGGACTGCTGGAGCATCACCCACGGTCGAGCCAGACCTTCCTCCCCATGCGCTGCACGCGATACCTCGTGTGCGTCTCGCCGACGATGGCCTCGGGTGGGCCCGACCCGGAGCAACTCATGGCCTTCGTGGCGGGACCGGGCCAAGGCGTGAACTACCACCGCGGCGTCTGGCATCACCCCATCGTGGCGCTCGACACGCCCGCCGAGTTCGCCATGCTCGCCTGGGAGGACGGCGGCCCCGAGGACTGCGTCGTTCATCCACTCGCGGTCCCGCGCCTCGTCCACCTGGACTGA